The Hevea brasiliensis isolate MT/VB/25A 57/8 chromosome 1, ASM3005281v1, whole genome shotgun sequence genome has a window encoding:
- the LOC110646726 gene encoding uncharacterized protein LOC110646726, which translates to MDKSKKKELIRLERESVIPILKPKLIMTLANLIEHSSDRAEFLKLCKRVEYTIRAWYLLQFEDLMQLYSLFDPVTGAQKLEQQKLSPEEIDVLEQNFLTYLFQVMDKSNFKIATNEEIDVALSGQYLLNLPIKVDESKLDKELFKKYFAEHPREDLPDFVDKYVIFRRGIGMDRTTDYFVMEKVDMLIARFWAYILRVTRLEKLLHRRSSGWRKKDPKKNDEINSEVAQEDLCVERIRLENMELSVRNLLSSTTIQEPTFDRIIVVYRGVSTKSKTERGIYVKHFKNIPMADMEIVLPEKKNPGLTPMDWVKFLGTAIVGLVAVSSSVEMPKADLWVIFAILSTVIGYFAKTYFTFQQNLAAYQNLITQSMYDKQLDSGRGTLLHLCDDVIQQEVKEVLISFFILMEQGKATMQDLDLRCEELIQEEFGESCNFDVDDAVQKLEKLGIVARDTLGRYYCVGLKRANEIIGTTTEELVLKAKQGVST; encoded by the exons ATGGATAAGAGTAAGAAGAAAGAACTAATTCGATTGGAAAGGGAATCTGTAATTCCAATTCTCAAGCCTAAGCTCATCATGACATTGGCCAACCTCATTG AACATAGTTCTGACCGGGCTGAATTTCTAAAACTATGCAAGAGAGTTGAGTACACAATTCGAGCTTGGTATCTTCTGCAGTTTGAAGATTTGATG CAACTATATTCCCTGTTTGACCCAGTAACTGGGGCTCAGAAATTGGAGCAGCAGAAACTATCTCCTGAAGAAATTGATGTGCTTGAACAGAATTTCCTAACATACTTATTTCAG GTGATGGATAAAAGCAACTTCAAGATAGCAACTAATGAGGAGATTGATGTTGCACTCTCAGGGCAGTATCTCTTAAACCTTCCCATCAAAGTAGATGAATCCAAG CTCGACAAGGAGCTTTTTAAGAAGTATTTTGCTGAGCATCCTCGTGAAGATCTTCCTGACTTTGTTGATAAG TACGTTATTTTTCGACGTGGGATCGGAATGGATCGGACAACTGATTATTTTGTCATGGAGAAAGTGGACATGCTCATTGCACGTTTTTGGGCATATATTCTAAGAGTAACTCG GTTAGAAAAACTTTTGCATAGAAGATCAAGTGGATGGCGTAAAAAAGATCCAAAAAAGAATGATGAAATTAACTCTGAAGTAGCTCAGGAAGACTTGTGTGTTGAACGAATTCGTCTTGAGAATATGGAACTAAG TGTTAGGAATTTGCTAAGCAGTACTACAATTCAAGAACCTACATTTGATAGGATAATAGTTGTTTACAG GGGAGTGAGTACCAAGTCAAAAACAGAACGAGGAATATATGTGAAGCATTTCAAAAATATTCCAATGGCCGATATGGAAATAGTTCTT CCTGAAAAGAAAAATCCTGGTTTAACTCCAATGGACTGGGTCAAATTCTTGGGTACTGCCATAGTTGGGCTG GTTGCTGTGAGTAGTTCAGTTGAAATGCCTAAGGCTGATCTCTGGGTCATTTTTGCTATACTTTCCACTGTGATTGGTTACTTTGCCAAGACATACTTCAC GTTTCAGCAAAACTTGGCTGCATATCAGAACTTAATTACACAGTCCATGTACGACAAGCAGTTAGATAGTGGAAGGGGTACTCTTCTGCACCTGTGTGATGATGTGATTCAACAGGAA GTCAAAGAGGTTCTTATCTCATTCTTCATATTGATGGAACAGGGCAAGGCTACAATGCAG GATTTGGATCTGCGGTGTGAGGAATTAATTCAAGAAGAGTTTGGAGAGAGCTGTAATTTTGATGTGGATGATGCAGTTCAGAAGTTAGAGAAGTTGGGCATTGTTGCTCGG GATACTCTTGGACGGTATTATTGTGTTGGCCTAAAACGTGCCAATGagattattggcaccactactgAAGAGCTTGTCCTCAAGGCAAAACAGGGTGTTAGCACTTGA